The Pseudomonas sp. R4-35-07 genome contains a region encoding:
- a CDS encoding DUF1543 domain-containing protein, with amino-acid sequence MLFVVMLGGKHPRARIEVHDVAFAVADTLQATYPQLRDAWFGSPKGVHIDSWMAVDGVDGWKVEFSQLAPHGDAPRLYFINLGGYEANRFGEAHHYLLLVARDKREAMSKGKQHLLRHWSQAHTDAVMDIDDCLPIDLVDGRYVHLVQGPHAAIIQQNDYIVLA; translated from the coding sequence ATGCTGTTTGTTGTGATGCTCGGGGGCAAGCACCCCAGGGCCCGGATCGAAGTACACGATGTCGCGTTTGCCGTGGCGGACACGCTACAGGCCACCTACCCGCAATTGCGCGACGCCTGGTTTGGCAGCCCCAAGGGCGTGCACATCGATTCGTGGATGGCGGTCGATGGTGTCGACGGCTGGAAGGTCGAGTTCAGCCAATTGGCGCCGCATGGCGATGCGCCTCGCTTGTATTTCATCAACCTCGGCGGCTATGAGGCCAACCGCTTCGGCGAGGCGCATCACTACCTGTTGCTGGTGGCGCGCGACAAGCGCGAAGCGATGAGCAAGGGCAAGCAGCACCTGTTGCGCCACTGGTCCCAGGCCCACACCGACGCGGTAATGGATATCGACGACTGCCTGCCCATCGACCTGGTGGACGGCCGTTATGTGCATCTTGTACAAGGCCCGCACGCCGCCATCATCCAACAGAACGACTACATCGTTTTGGCCTGA
- a CDS encoding aldo/keto reductase: MRTIDLAGVPVPVIGQGTWRMGEDPNQRRAEVAALQLGIDERLTLIDTAEMYGEGGAEEVVGEAIKGRRDRVFLVSKVYPHNASSQGVPRACEASLQRLGTDYIDLYLLHWRGQYPLAETVEAFERLREAGKIGRWGVSNFDVADLQELASPACATNQVLYNIEERGIEFDLLPWWQQHHLPLMAYCPIAQGGKLLASPTLKQIAHRHEATPAQVSLAWVLRQEGVIAIPKAVTPEHIRQNAAAAKLVLDEHDLDAIDRVFGAPKRKHPLAMV, translated from the coding sequence ATGCGTACTATCGATCTGGCCGGTGTTCCCGTCCCTGTCATCGGCCAGGGAACCTGGCGCATGGGCGAAGACCCAAACCAGCGCCGTGCCGAAGTGGCCGCCTTGCAGCTGGGTATCGACGAACGCCTGACCCTGATCGATACCGCTGAAATGTACGGCGAAGGCGGTGCGGAGGAGGTGGTCGGCGAGGCCATCAAGGGCCGCCGCGACCGGGTATTTTTGGTAAGCAAGGTCTATCCGCACAACGCCAGCAGCCAAGGCGTGCCCCGCGCCTGCGAAGCCAGTCTTCAGCGCCTGGGCACCGACTACATCGATCTGTACCTGCTGCATTGGCGCGGCCAGTACCCCCTTGCAGAAACTGTCGAAGCGTTCGAGCGTCTGCGCGAAGCTGGCAAAATCGGCCGTTGGGGTGTTTCCAACTTTGATGTGGCAGACCTGCAGGAACTGGCGTCCCCCGCGTGTGCGACCAACCAGGTGCTCTACAACATTGAAGAACGTGGTATTGAGTTCGACCTGCTGCCATGGTGGCAACAGCACCATCTGCCCTTGATGGCTTACTGCCCGATTGCCCAGGGCGGCAAGCTGTTGGCGAGCCCGACGCTCAAGCAGATTGCCCATCGTCATGAGGCCACCCCCGCGCAAGTCTCTCTAGCCTGGGTTTTGCGTCAAGAAGGTGTGATCGCCATCCCCAAGGCAGTAACGCCCGAGCACATACGGCAAAATGCCGCTGCTGCGAAGCTGGTGTTGGACGAACATGACCTGGACGCGATCGACCGCGTTTTTGGCGCCCCCAAGCGCAAGCACCCGCTGGCGATGGTGTAG
- a CDS encoding Hcp family type VI secretion system effector produces MPTPAYLSVTGVKQGLITAGTFTQDSVGNIYQEGHEDQILVQAFAHQVIIPRDPQSGQPTGQRVHKPLMISKVFDKSSPLLFSALTSGEEVSCRLEWFRTSSAGTQEHYFTIELEGATIVDIQSRMPNCQDPDNAHFTHLEDVYFTYRKIVWTHEVAGTSGSDDWRSPVAG; encoded by the coding sequence ATGCCAACACCCGCGTACCTCTCAGTCACCGGTGTCAAACAAGGTTTGATCACCGCAGGTACATTTACCCAGGACTCGGTAGGCAACATTTATCAGGAAGGCCACGAGGATCAGATTCTGGTGCAGGCATTTGCCCATCAGGTGATCATTCCCCGCGACCCGCAATCGGGCCAGCCTACCGGCCAGCGCGTGCATAAACCGCTGATGATCAGCAAGGTCTTCGACAAATCCTCGCCCCTGCTATTCAGCGCACTGACCTCGGGGGAAGAAGTGTCATGCCGGTTGGAATGGTTTCGCACCTCTTCGGCAGGCACCCAGGAGCACTACTTCACCATTGAACTGGAAGGCGCGACGATCGTGGACATCCAGTCGCGCATGCCCAACTGCCAGGACCCGGACAACGCCCACTTCACCCATCTGGAGGACGTGTATTTCACCTATCGCAAGATCGTCTGGACCCATGAAGTAGCCGGCACTTCAGGCTCGGACGACTGGCGCAGTCCGGTAGCCGGCTAA